The following coding sequences are from one Salvia hispanica cultivar TCC Black 2014 chromosome 3, UniMelb_Shisp_WGS_1.0, whole genome shotgun sequence window:
- the LOC125215174 gene encoding auxin response factor 3-like isoform X2: MVCGMIDLNTVNNDDELASPSSSAASGSLELAAPSVSMELWHACAGPLISLPRKGSAVVYFPQGHVEHLPEHPAVTYDLSPHVFCRVVDVKLHADAASDEVYAQVSLISDQQIEQKWREGIMESEAEDEDLESVGKTMTPHMFCKTLTASDTSTHGGFSVPRRAAEDCFPALDYKQQRPSQELVAKDLHGIEWKFRHIYRGQPRRHLLTTGWSAFVNKKKLVSGDAVLFLRGGDGELRLGIRRATQIKSGATTLPPTSNASSIAAVVNAITSQSTFDICYNPRVRSSDIIVPHHKFCKSLTQSFSCGMRFKIRFEAEDSSERSGLIVGVSDVDPASWPGSKWKCLLVRWDDMEVNRLNRVSPWEIELAGPMSGPNGLALLGTKRNRTGFPAAKPDAPIHRDGNDVSDFGEPLRFQKVLQGQEVFPFGSLYGGGEGSRNHLSDIRGYTSLSGFHAGGNSIRQHHADTRNSLERTVAGESFQFRKVLQGQETTPILSYGRGPQEKNASNVFNGMQLPRNGSCWSPAPQYNVSPHLSPSMIRGLSPSSIPLLQQPNPQSSQITSLLYGHQNKHDTSNLDSFRVSQRITKKFAPYEISPKDNLQNGYRSPEAPSPTVSSHRPLLTQPLFSKDSCRLFGFPLTEGINAIGKADNQVSPSASAYGHGSNEDQLYQPPLVTKVMASSCTKPSDMHAVRDRLLDIAL, encoded by the exons ATGGTGTGTGGTATGATCGATTTGAACACTGTGAACAATGATGATGAATTGGCGTCGCCGTCGTCGTCGGCGGCCTCCGGGAGCTTGGAATTGGCTGCGCCGTCGGTGTCTATGGAGCTCTGGCACGCATGTGCGGGGCCGCTGATTTCGCTGCCGAGGAAGGGGAGCGCCGTGGTCTATTTTCCCCAGGGGCATGTGGAGCATCTCCCTGAGCATCCTGCTGTGACTTATGATCTCTCTCCTCACGTATTTTGCCGCGTTGTTGATGTTAAACTCCAt GCGGATGCGGCTAGTGATGAGGTGTATGCACAGGTTTCACTCATTTCGGATCAACAG aTAGAGCAAAAATGGAGGGAAGGCATAATGGAATCTGAGGCAGAAGACGAAGATCTTGAAAGTGTGGGGAAGACTATGACACCCCACATGTTCTGTAAAACTCTTACCGCATCAGATACCAGCACACATGGTGGATTTTCTGTTCCTCGTCGCGCTGCTGAGGACTGTTTTCCTGCACTG GATTATAAACAACAGAGACCTTCACAAGAGCTTGTCGCTAAGGATTTACATGGAATTGAGTGGAAGTTTCGGCATATCTACAGAG GTCAGCCTCGAAGGCATTTACTGACTACTGGTTGGAGTGCATTTGTCAATAAGAAGAAGCTGGTGTCTGGAGATGCTGTCCTCTTTCTAAG AGGTGGTGATGGGGAACTGAGGCTTGGGATTCGTAGAGCTACGCAAATCAAAAGTGGTGCTACTACCCTCCCCCCCACTAGCAATGCTAGTAGTATTGCTGCAGTAGTGAATGCGATAACCTCTCAGAGCACATTTGATATTTGTTATAATCCAAG AGTGCGGTCTTCAGATATTATTGTGCCTCATCACAAGTTCTGCAAGAGCCTTACACAAAGTTTTTCGTGTGGAATGAGGTTCAAAATTCGCTTTGAAGCAGAAGACTCTTCTGAGAGAAG TGGCCTCATTGTTGGTGTCAGTGATGTGGATCCTGCAAGTTGGCCTGGTTCAAAGTGGAAATGCTTACTG GTTAGATGGGATGATATGGAGGTCAATCGTCTTAATAGGGTATCTCCTTGGGAGATTGAGCTGGCTGGTCCTATGTCTGGACCCAACGGCCTTGCGTTGCTTGGAACCAAAAGAAATAGGACAGGCTTCCCAGCAGCGAAGCCCGATGCTCCCATTCACAGAG ATGGGAACGATGTTTCAGACTTTGGAGAGCCTCTAAGGTTCCAAAAGGTCTTGCAAGGTCAAGAAGTATTTCCTTTCGGTTCTCTATATGGCGGGGGTGAGGGTTCCCGGAATCACCTATCTGACATTAGGGGATATACGAGCCTCAGCGGCTTTCATGCTGGCGGAAACAGCATCAGGCAACATCATGCAGATACTCGGAATTCGTTGGAGAGAACTGTTGCAGGCGAATCCTTTCAATTCCGTAAGGTCTTGCAAGGTCAAGAAACAACACCAATCCTGTCTTATGGAAGAGGCCCACAGGAAAAGAATGCTAGTAATGTGTTTAATGGGATGCAGTTGCCCAGGAATGGGAGTTGCTGGTCCCCCGCACCCCAGTACAATGTTAGTCCCCACCTTTCACCATCAATGATTCGAGGGTTATCACCTTCCTCAATACCGTTGTTGCAGCAGCCAAATCCTCAAAGCTCTCAAATTACGTCCCTGCTTTACGGCCATCAGAATAAGCATGATACTAGCAATCTGGATTCATTCCGTGTTTCTCAAAGAATTACAAAGAAGTTTGCACCATATGAAATCAGCCCAAAAGACAATCTGCAGAATGGATACAGATCCCCCGAAGCCCCTAGCCCAACAGTGTCATCTCATCGTCCTCTCCTTACTCAACCGCTATTCAGTAAAGACAGTTGTAGGCTCTTCGGATTCCCTCTGACCGAGGGGATAAATGCAATCGGAAAGGCAGATAATCAGGTCTCTCCGTCTGCTTCTGCTTATGGTCATGGGAGCAATGAAGACCAACTGTATCAGCCTCCATTAGTGACAAAGGTTATGGCTAGCAGTTGTACCAAGCCTAGCGACATGCACGCTGTGAGAGACAGGCTTCTCGATATCGCTCTCTAA
- the LOC125212719 gene encoding OPA3-like protein, translating into MLPLLKLGTLALKTLSRPIAARLKQQAGIHPKFRNTIVSIAQANHRITTTMQRRIYGHATDVEIRPLNEEKAVQAAVDLMGELFVFSVAVAALIFEVQRSARSEAKKEEVRRHEMEGMRQRDEELAQEVELLKQKLAEIEQMAKARGLAGVFNLRQAQAEAKPTPVA; encoded by the exons ATGCTCCCTCTATTGAAGCTCGGAACGCTTGCCCTAAAAACTCTCAGCAGACCCATCGCCGCTAGACTCAAGCAGCAGGCCGGGATTCACCCCAAATTCAGAAATACCATAGTTAGCATAGCCCAG GCTAATCACAGGATCACAACAACCATGCAAAGGCGCATATATGGTCATGCAACAGATGTGGAAATACGACCTTTGAATGAAGAGAAGGCTGTTCAAGCTGCAGTTGATCTCATGGGGGAACTTTTTGTCTTCTCG GTGGCAGTGGCTGCTCTGATCTTCGAGGTACAGAGAAGTGCTCGATCTGAAGCAAAAAAGGAGGAAGTTCGCAGGCATGAAATGGAG GGAATGAGGCAACGGGATGAAGAGTTAGCGCAAGAGGTAGAGCTTCTGAAGCAAAAACTAGCAGAAATCGAACAAATGGCCAAGGCACGAGGCCTTGCCGGAGTGTTTAATTTAAGACAGGCCCAAGCTGAAGCCAAGCCCACACCTGTAGCTTGA
- the LOC125213881 gene encoding transcription factor VOZ1: MGKGSKSAACKSTSHQLFKDRAKNRVDDLQGVFSDLQSARKESRSIDVAVLEEQVHQMLREWKSELNQPSPASSLQQGGSLGFSSDICRLLQLCEEEDDATSALAAPKPDPDAQKAVNGYTSQENFNITKGLQEQGFQLVEQCKNAAMGVNMEMNNLNVPSQLDYHSYDFHQDFEQPYFIGYDGTGFIGEDVLPQISGYQPNISPPPSAFLGPKCALWDCTRPALGLEWCQKSDDYCSIYHAGLAPSEGYFGRPPVVRPRGIGLKDNLLFAALGAKAQGKDVGIPECEGAATTKSPWNAPELFDLTVLDGETIREWLFFDKPRRAFESGNRKQRSLPDYNGRGWHESRKQVMNEFGGLKRSYYMDPQPMENFEWHLYEYEINKYDVCALYRLEVKRVDGKKSPKGKLGNDSVADLQKQMGRLSAEFPNEKQRVVKGRGKSNLKEGSGRIYSGSNAMEANPGEGLEYTRGAPYDYLVEDINGYYIT, encoded by the exons ATGGGGAAGGGTTCGAAGAGCGCGGCATGCAAGTCCACATCACACCAGCTCTTCAAGGACAGGGCGAAGAATCGCGTGGATGATCTACAGGGGGTCTTTAGTGATCTCCAATCAGCTAGGAAGGAGAGCCGGTCGATTGATGTGGCTGTGCTTGAAGAGCAAGTTCACCAGATGCTTCGTGAGTGGAAGTCTGAGCTTAACCAGCCGTCCCCAGCTTCTTCTCTGCAGCAG GGAGGGAGCCTTGGTTTTTCATCGGATATTTGTCGGCTGCTGCAGCTTTGTGAGGAGGAAGATGACGCAACTAGTGCGTTAGCTGCACCAAAACCAGACCCTGATGCACAGAAGGCTGTTAATGGATATACTTCTCAAGAA aattttaatattaccaAGGGTCTTCAAGAACAAGGCTTCCAGTTGGTGGAGCAATGCAAAAATGCTGCCATGGGAGTTAACATGGAAATGAACAACTTGAATGTGCCTTCACAGCTAGATTATCATTCATATGATTTCCATCAAGATTTTGAACAGCCGTATTTTATAGGCTATGATGGCACGGGGTTCATCGGTGAGGATGTTTTGCCTCAGATTTCTGGGTATCAACCAAATATCAGCCCCCCACCATCTGCTTTCTTGGGGCCAAAATGTGCCCTTTGGGACTGCACTAGACCAGCATTGGGGTTGGAATGGTGTCAAAAGTCTGATGACTATTGCAGTATCTATCATGCTGGGCTTGCACCTAGTGAAGGCTATTTTGGTAGGCCCCCTGTTGTTCGACCGAGAGGCATTGGCTTAAAGGATAATTTACTTTTTGCTGCACTTGGTGCAAAGGCGCAAGGAAAAGATGTTGGCATTCCTGAGTGTGAGGGTGCTGCTACAACAAAATCACCTTGGAATGCACCTG AGCTCTTTGATCTCACTGTTCTGGATGGCGAAACAATCAGGGAGTGGCTGTTTTTTGATAAACCGCGCAGAGCCTTTGAGAGTGGTAACAGGAAGCAGCGATCACTTCCAGATTATAATGGGAGGGGTTGGCATGAGTCCCGAAAACAAGTGATGAATGAATTTGGAGGGTTGAAGAGATCCTACTACATGGATCCTCAGCCGATGGAGAATTTTGAGTGGCACCTTTATGAATACGAGATCAACAAGTATGACGTGTGTGCATTATACAGACTTGAAGTAAAGCGTGTTGATGGCAAGAAGAGTCCTAAAGGGAAGTTAGGCAATGATTCTGTTGCTGATCTGCAAAAGCAGATGGGCAGGCTGAGTGCTGAGTTCCCAAATGAGAAGCAGCGAGTCGTCAAAGGAAGGGGAAAGAGCAATTTGAAGGAGGGAAGTGGGAGAATTTACTCTGGTTCGAACGCAATGGAAGCAAATCCAGGTGAAGGGCTTGAATATACAAGAGGCGCACCATACGATTATCTTGTGGAAGATATCAATGGGTACTACATAACATGA
- the LOC125209103 gene encoding uncharacterized protein LOC125209103, with protein MAAGVVYLRTNRFEVKLQGITFKKKIFESLCKIDFLFPDGKTWDEPPVVGLDVMCHPRDPSIILLLLSFGAGCVILRFGAGESLPAPIHRFLADKRIRFVGFGIPEKTELFPFHELGLSKRQIDIGYIATRVYKDPKYKRYELGDLARKVVGIKRMIGLTESASFERHAQIKCAICQLFVTSLIAMGMLHKKRLQSPSKKPSFAKNLNSLQLLAEGWFKLPASKKIQPDGAGAGEDVADAEIRARMEDLLDAKHRDDPFSDYFAGDDESPAYTSEGDNEKGGNSGDDESSAGGGTKKPIKGILKCPSTTLNRSESCRSPAATLSPSPSQKLKRANSKGCNVRFNFQ; from the exons ATGGCGGCTGGGGTGGTATACCTGCGCACTAACCGTTTCGAGGTGAAGCTTCAAGGCATCACCTTCAAGAAGAAGATCTTCGAATCTCTCTGCAAAATCGACTTCCTCTTCCCCGACGGTAAGACATGGGATGAGCCCCCCGTTGTTGGCCTCGATGTCATGTGCCATCCCCGCGACCCCTCCATCatactcctcctcctctccttCGGCGCTGGCTGCGTCATCCTCCGCTTTGGCGCCGGCGAGTCCCTCCCCGCCCCCATCCACAG GTTCCTGGCCGACAAGCGGATCCGCTTCGTCGGCTTCGGCATTCCCGAGAAAACCGAGCTCTTCCCCTTCCACGAACTAGGCCTGAGCAAGAGGCAAATAGACATCGGCTACATCGCCACTAGGGTTTACAAGGACCCTAAATACAAGCGCTACGAGCTCGGCGACCTCGCCCGCAAGGTCGTCGGGATCAAGCGGATGATCGGCCTCACCGAGTCCGCCTCCTTCGAGCGCCACGCGCAGATCAAGTGCGCCATCTGCCAGCTCTTCGTCACCAGCCTCATCGCCATGGGCATGCTCCACAAAAAGAGGCTCCAATCTCCTTCCAAAAAGCCCTCCTTCGCCAAAAATCTCAATTCCCTCCAACTCCTCGCCGAGGGATGGTTCAAGCTCCCCGCCAGCAAAAAAATCCAACCGGACGGCGCTGGCGCCGGCGAAGACGTGGCCGACGCCGAGATTCGCGCCCGGATGGAGGATCTCCTCGACGCCAAGCACCGAGACGATCCGTTCTCCGACTACTTCGCCGGCGACGACGAGTCTCCGGCGTATACGTCGGAAGGAGACAACGAGAAAGGCGGAAACTCAGGCGACGACGAGTCGTCGGCGGGAGGCGGGACGAAGAAGCCTATAAAGGGAATACTGAAGTGCCCGTCGACAACGTTGAATCGGAGCGAGTCGTGTAGGTCGCCGGCGGCTACTTTATCGCCGTCGCCGAGTCAGAAACTGAAAAGGGCGAATTCGAAAGGGTGCAACGTAAGGTTTAATTTCCAATAG
- the LOC125215174 gene encoding auxin response factor 3-like isoform X1 — translation MVCGMIDLNTVNNDDELASPSSSAASGSLELAAPSVSMELWHACAGPLISLPRKGSAVVYFPQGHVEHLPEHPAVTYDLSPHVFCRVVDVKLHADAASDEVYAQVSLISDQQIEQKWREGIMESEAEDEDLESVGKTMTPHMFCKTLTASDTSTHGGFSVPRRAAEDCFPALDYKQQRPSQELVAKDLHGIEWKFRHIYRGQPRRHLLTTGWSAFVNKKKLVSGDAVLFLRGGDGELRLGIRRATQIKSGATTLPPTSNASSIAAVVNAITSQSTFDICYNPRVRSSDIIVPHHKFCKSLTQSFSCGMRFKIRFEAEDSSERRCSGLIVGVSDVDPASWPGSKWKCLLVRWDDMEVNRLNRVSPWEIELAGPMSGPNGLALLGTKRNRTGFPAAKPDAPIHRDGNDVSDFGEPLRFQKVLQGQEVFPFGSLYGGGEGSRNHLSDIRGYTSLSGFHAGGNSIRQHHADTRNSLERTVAGESFQFRKVLQGQETTPILSYGRGPQEKNASNVFNGMQLPRNGSCWSPAPQYNVSPHLSPSMIRGLSPSSIPLLQQPNPQSSQITSLLYGHQNKHDTSNLDSFRVSQRITKKFAPYEISPKDNLQNGYRSPEAPSPTVSSHRPLLTQPLFSKDSCRLFGFPLTEGINAIGKADNQVSPSASAYGHGSNEDQLYQPPLVTKVMASSCTKPSDMHAVRDRLLDIAL, via the exons ATGGTGTGTGGTATGATCGATTTGAACACTGTGAACAATGATGATGAATTGGCGTCGCCGTCGTCGTCGGCGGCCTCCGGGAGCTTGGAATTGGCTGCGCCGTCGGTGTCTATGGAGCTCTGGCACGCATGTGCGGGGCCGCTGATTTCGCTGCCGAGGAAGGGGAGCGCCGTGGTCTATTTTCCCCAGGGGCATGTGGAGCATCTCCCTGAGCATCCTGCTGTGACTTATGATCTCTCTCCTCACGTATTTTGCCGCGTTGTTGATGTTAAACTCCAt GCGGATGCGGCTAGTGATGAGGTGTATGCACAGGTTTCACTCATTTCGGATCAACAG aTAGAGCAAAAATGGAGGGAAGGCATAATGGAATCTGAGGCAGAAGACGAAGATCTTGAAAGTGTGGGGAAGACTATGACACCCCACATGTTCTGTAAAACTCTTACCGCATCAGATACCAGCACACATGGTGGATTTTCTGTTCCTCGTCGCGCTGCTGAGGACTGTTTTCCTGCACTG GATTATAAACAACAGAGACCTTCACAAGAGCTTGTCGCTAAGGATTTACATGGAATTGAGTGGAAGTTTCGGCATATCTACAGAG GTCAGCCTCGAAGGCATTTACTGACTACTGGTTGGAGTGCATTTGTCAATAAGAAGAAGCTGGTGTCTGGAGATGCTGTCCTCTTTCTAAG AGGTGGTGATGGGGAACTGAGGCTTGGGATTCGTAGAGCTACGCAAATCAAAAGTGGTGCTACTACCCTCCCCCCCACTAGCAATGCTAGTAGTATTGCTGCAGTAGTGAATGCGATAACCTCTCAGAGCACATTTGATATTTGTTATAATCCAAG AGTGCGGTCTTCAGATATTATTGTGCCTCATCACAAGTTCTGCAAGAGCCTTACACAAAGTTTTTCGTGTGGAATGAGGTTCAAAATTCGCTTTGAAGCAGAAGACTCTTCTGAGAGAAG GTGCAGTGGCCTCATTGTTGGTGTCAGTGATGTGGATCCTGCAAGTTGGCCTGGTTCAAAGTGGAAATGCTTACTG GTTAGATGGGATGATATGGAGGTCAATCGTCTTAATAGGGTATCTCCTTGGGAGATTGAGCTGGCTGGTCCTATGTCTGGACCCAACGGCCTTGCGTTGCTTGGAACCAAAAGAAATAGGACAGGCTTCCCAGCAGCGAAGCCCGATGCTCCCATTCACAGAG ATGGGAACGATGTTTCAGACTTTGGAGAGCCTCTAAGGTTCCAAAAGGTCTTGCAAGGTCAAGAAGTATTTCCTTTCGGTTCTCTATATGGCGGGGGTGAGGGTTCCCGGAATCACCTATCTGACATTAGGGGATATACGAGCCTCAGCGGCTTTCATGCTGGCGGAAACAGCATCAGGCAACATCATGCAGATACTCGGAATTCGTTGGAGAGAACTGTTGCAGGCGAATCCTTTCAATTCCGTAAGGTCTTGCAAGGTCAAGAAACAACACCAATCCTGTCTTATGGAAGAGGCCCACAGGAAAAGAATGCTAGTAATGTGTTTAATGGGATGCAGTTGCCCAGGAATGGGAGTTGCTGGTCCCCCGCACCCCAGTACAATGTTAGTCCCCACCTTTCACCATCAATGATTCGAGGGTTATCACCTTCCTCAATACCGTTGTTGCAGCAGCCAAATCCTCAAAGCTCTCAAATTACGTCCCTGCTTTACGGCCATCAGAATAAGCATGATACTAGCAATCTGGATTCATTCCGTGTTTCTCAAAGAATTACAAAGAAGTTTGCACCATATGAAATCAGCCCAAAAGACAATCTGCAGAATGGATACAGATCCCCCGAAGCCCCTAGCCCAACAGTGTCATCTCATCGTCCTCTCCTTACTCAACCGCTATTCAGTAAAGACAGTTGTAGGCTCTTCGGATTCCCTCTGACCGAGGGGATAAATGCAATCGGAAAGGCAGATAATCAGGTCTCTCCGTCTGCTTCTGCTTATGGTCATGGGAGCAATGAAGACCAACTGTATCAGCCTCCATTAGTGACAAAGGTTATGGCTAGCAGTTGTACCAAGCCTAGCGACATGCACGCTGTGAGAGACAGGCTTCTCGATATCGCTCTCTAA
- the LOC125215443 gene encoding MLO-like protein 12, with protein MAGESDGEESASLERTPTWAFATVCFVLISISILLEHGLHLLAKYLGRKRRKSLLGALNKIKSDLLLLGFISFSLVMLEKPIATICIPRSAVETFLPCSSLTTDEDEEPKCEENGKMSLMSRGGVQELQVLIFFLAFFHVLSTLLTFTLGAAKMKRWEHWEAETRTLEYQFSNDPRRFQFIHQTSFGRRHLRYWSQYRLLRLPVNFLRQFFRSVYQVDYLTLRHGFITAHFAEGNSFDFQKYIKRALEKDFEVAVGMRLWIWVFSVLFIFFNAYVFNNYVWLPFIPLVMLLIVGTKLQGIITKMCLDTSDKSHVIQGTLLVRPSDHFFWFDRPRFLLHLMHLLLFQNSFQLAFFAWSWYKFGLRSCFHRKNEDIVIKIAMGVLIPILCGYVTLPLYALVTQMGTSMGNSVFPENVVGGLKRWRAKARRNLAARRGDLTTRSLDASVESSPSFATLDASLPLDLDYTSDDDGIERSYHQQQQQLGSFHGIEPSRV; from the exons ATGGCTGGTGAAAGTGACGGAGAAGAAAGTGCGAGTCTTGAGAGGACGCCGACATGGGCCTTCGCTACCGTTTGCTTCGTtcttatttccatttccattctTTTGGAGCACGGCCTTCATTTGCTTGCCAAG TATTTGGGGAGGAAGAGGAGAAAATCTCTCCTTGGAGCGCTCAACAAGATCAAATCAG ACTTGCTGCTTTTGGGGTTTATCTCATTCTCGCTGGTGATGCTGGAGAAGCCAATTGCAACTATATGCATACCTAGAAGCGCCGTAGAAACCTTTCTTCCTTGCTCGAGCCTCACAACTGATGAAGACGAGGAACCtaaatgtgaagaaaat GGGAAGATGTCGTTGATGTCGAGGGGCGGTGTCCAGGAGCTTCAGGTCTTGATCTTTTTCTTGGCTTTCTTCCATGTTTTGTCCACTTTACTTACCTTCACTCTTGGTGCTGCAAAg ATGAAGAGATGGGAACATTGGGAGGCAGAAACTAGGACCTTGGaatatcaattttcaaatg ATCCAAGGAGGTTCCAGTTCATTCATCAAACCTCATTTGGAAGGAGGCATCTTAGATATTGGAGTCAATACAGATTGTTGCGACTGCCG GTTAATTTTCTTCGACAGTTCTTTCGATCAGTCTACCAAGTAGACTATCTCACTCTTCGACATGGCTTCATCACA GCTCATTTCGCTGAAGGAAATAGCTTCGATTTCCAGAAGTATATCAAGAGAGCACTTGAGAAAGATTTTGAGGTGGCAGTTGGTATGCG CCTCTGGATTTGGGTGTTCTCTGTGCTCTTCATATTCTTCAATGCATATG TATTCAATAACTATGTATGGCTTCCCTTCATCCCATTAGTG ATGCTGCTCATTGTTGGCACTAAGCTGCAAGGCATCATCACGAAAATGTGCTTAGACACTAGTGATAAGTCACATGTAATCCAAGGAACATTGCTTGTCAGACCAAGCGATCACTTCTTCTGGTTCGATCGTCCCAGATTCCTCCTCCACCTCATGCACCTCCTCTTGTTCCAG AACTCGTTTCAACTGGCATTCTTCGCATGGTCTTGG TACAAATTTGGGCTGAGGTCGTGCTTCCACCGCAAAAATGAAGATATCGTGATCAAGATAGCTATGGGAGTGCTGATTCCCATCCTCTGCGGCTATGTCACTCTCCCCTTGTATGCTTTAGTCACTCAG ATGGGAACATCCATGGGAAACTCTGTGTTCCCTGAAAATGTGGTGGGAGGGCTCAAGAGATGGCGCGCCAAGGCCAGGAGAAACTTGGCTGCGAGGAGAGGAGACTTGACAACGCGATCCTTGGATGCATCGGTGGAATCATCTCCCTCATTTGCTACTCTTGACGCCTCACTGCCTTTAGATCTAGATTATACGAGCGATGATGATGGCATTGAGAGGTCATACcaccagcagcagcagcagctcgGCTCTTTTCATGGTATCGAGCCGAGCAGAGTCTAG